A DNA window from Christiangramia salexigens contains the following coding sequences:
- the guaA gene encoding glutamine-hydrolyzing GMP synthase, whose translation MQNNVLILDFGSQYTQLIARRVRELNIYCEIYPYSKIPEDLSGFKAVILSGSPFSVRAEDAPHPDLSQIRGKLPILAVCYGAQYLAHFNGGRVEPSGTREYGRANLTVIKDAEELFADIKENSQVWMSHSDTIKELPENAVRLASTSDVLNAAYRIDGEQTYAIQFHPEVYHSTDGKQLLENFLVRIAGTKQSWTPGAFVDLTVSELKEKIGDDKVVLGLSGGVDSTVAAVLLNKAIGDRLYCIFVNNGLLRKNEFESVLDQYKHMGLNVKGVDASDRFLKALKGLSDPEEKRKAIGNTFIEVFDDEAHEITDVTYLAQGTIYPDVIESVSVNGPSVTIKSHHNVGGLPDFMKLKVVEPLRMLFKDEVRRVGAELEIDKELLGRHPFPGPGLAIRILGDITAEKVRILQEVDHIFIQGLRDWMLYDKVWQAGAILLPVQSVGVMGDERTYEQVVALRAVESTDGMTADWVNLPYEFLQKTSNTIINRVKGVNRVVYDISSKPPATIEWE comes from the coding sequence ATGCAAAATAACGTACTCATCCTAGATTTTGGCTCGCAGTACACCCAGCTTATCGCGCGAAGAGTTCGAGAGCTGAACATTTACTGCGAAATTTATCCCTATAGTAAAATACCAGAAGATTTATCAGGTTTTAAAGCGGTTATCCTTTCCGGAAGTCCGTTTTCGGTTAGAGCTGAAGATGCACCGCATCCTGATCTTTCACAAATTCGCGGCAAATTGCCAATTTTAGCAGTTTGTTATGGTGCGCAATACCTTGCCCATTTTAATGGCGGCAGAGTGGAGCCATCAGGTACCCGCGAATATGGAAGAGCAAACCTGACGGTGATCAAAGATGCCGAGGAATTATTCGCTGATATCAAAGAGAATTCCCAGGTATGGATGAGTCATAGTGATACGATAAAAGAACTTCCCGAAAATGCTGTTAGGCTGGCTAGTACTTCAGATGTACTAAATGCCGCTTACAGAATAGACGGAGAACAAACCTATGCGATCCAGTTCCATCCGGAAGTATATCATTCAACCGATGGGAAGCAATTATTGGAGAACTTTCTGGTAAGAATTGCAGGAACAAAACAATCCTGGACACCAGGGGCTTTTGTAGATCTTACGGTTTCTGAGCTAAAGGAAAAGATTGGTGATGATAAAGTAGTACTTGGTCTTAGCGGTGGAGTGGATTCTACTGTCGCGGCTGTATTACTTAATAAAGCCATTGGAGACAGGCTTTATTGTATCTTCGTTAACAATGGGCTTCTTAGAAAGAACGAATTTGAAAGCGTTCTGGATCAGTACAAGCATATGGGGCTTAATGTAAAAGGCGTAGATGCTTCAGACAGATTTCTAAAAGCTCTTAAAGGGCTTAGTGATCCTGAAGAAAAAAGAAAAGCTATTGGAAATACGTTTATCGAGGTCTTTGATGATGAGGCTCATGAAATTACAGATGTAACTTATCTGGCACAGGGTACAATTTATCCTGATGTGATAGAATCTGTTTCTGTAAATGGACCATCGGTAACTATTAAATCTCATCATAATGTTGGCGGTTTGCCAGATTTTATGAAATTGAAAGTTGTGGAGCCGCTTAGAATGTTATTTAAGGATGAAGTTAGAAGAGTAGGTGCAGAGCTTGAAATAGATAAAGAATTACTGGGGAGACATCCTTTTCCTGGCCCGGGTCTTGCTATAAGAATACTTGGAGATATAACTGCAGAAAAGGTAAGAATACTTCAGGAAGTAGATCATATCTTTATTCAGGGTCTTAGAGACTGGATGCTTTATGATAAGGTTTGGCAAGCTGGAGCGATCCTGCTTCCGGTGCAATCTGTAGGAGTAATGGGAGATGAGAGAACCTATGAGCAGGTAGTAGCCTTAAGAGCGGTGGAATCTACAGACGGGATGACTGCCGATTGGGTGAATTTACCATATGAATTTTTACAAAAAACCTCGAATACAATAATAAACAGGGTTAAGGGCGTTAATAGAGTAGTATATGATATAAGCTCAAAACCACCTGCTACTATCGAGTGGGAATAG